One genomic window of Struthio camelus isolate bStrCam1 chromosome 1, bStrCam1.hap1, whole genome shotgun sequence includes the following:
- the FUT4 gene encoding alpha-(1,3)-fucosyltransferase 4, which translates to MEPGPRRRPAARPRCPRRWWRRLRWALAAALLGAALALYACLREPGPPPAPGAAAGAGGEVSVLLWWEPFGRPRRTADCRRRYNITGCRLSADRSRLGEARAVLFHHRDLALHGAQGLPRGPPPRPPAQIWVWMNFESPSHSPGLRDLAGIFNWTMSYRADSDVFVPYGYLYELPAPRPFSLPRKTRLVAWVISNWNEEHARVRYYRQLKEHLAIDVYGARGLALAEGGVVTTISAYKFYLAFENSQHTDYITEKLWRNAFAASAVPVVLGPRRANYERFIPPDSFIHVDDFPSPRRLATYLKFLDKNKPNYRRYFAWRKKYEVHVTSFWDEHYCKVCEAVRTAGNQIKTVRNLASWFES; encoded by the coding sequence atggagccgggcccgcggcgccgccccgccgcgcggccgcgctgcccgcggcgctgGTGGCGGCGGCTGCGCtgggcgctggcggccgcgctgctgggcgcagccctggccctcTACGCCTGCctgcgggagccggggccgccgccggcccccggggccgcggccggggccgggggcgaggTGAGCGtgctgctgtggtgggagcccttcgggcggccgcggcgcacgGCCGACTGCCGGCGGCGCTACAACATCACCGGCTGCCGCCTCAGCGCCGACCGGAGCCGGCTGGGCGAGGCGCGGGCCGTCCTCTTCCACCACCGCGACCTGGCGCTGCACGGCgcccaggggctgccccgcgggcccccgccgcggcccccggcccagATCTGGGTCTGGATGAACTTCGAGTCGCCTTCGCACTCGCCCGGCCTCCGAGACTTGGCCGGTATCTTCAACTGGACCATGTCTTACCGGGCCGACTCGGACGTCTTCGTGCCCTACGGGTACCTCTACGagctgccggcgccgcggcccttcAGCCTGCCCCGCAAGACCCGGCTGGTGGCCTGGGTCATCAGCAACTGGAACGAGGAGCACGCCCGGGTGCGCTACTACCGCCAGCTGAAAGAGCACCTGGCCATCGACGTGTACGGGGCGCGGGGCCTGGCGCTGGCCGAGGGCGGCGTGGTGACCACCATCTCCGCCTACAAGTTCTACCTGGCCTTCGAGAACTCCCAGCACACCGACTACATCACCGAGAAGCTCTGGAGGAACGCCTTCGCCGCCAGCGCCGTCCCCGTCGTCCTCGGCCCCCGCAGAGCCAACTACGAGCGCTTCATCCCTCCCGACTCTTTCATCCACGTGGATGATTTCCCCAGCCCTCGGCGGCTGGCCACCTACCTGAAATTCCTCGATAAGAACAAGCCGAACTACAGGAGGTATttcgcctggaggaagaaatacgAGGTCCACGTCACCTCGTTCTGGGACGAGCATTACTGCAAGGTTTGCGAGGCCGTAAGGACGGCTGGGAATCAGATCAAGACTGTGCGAAATCTGGCCAGCTGGTTTGAAAGCTGA